The Streptomyces sp. NBC_01591 genome window below encodes:
- the istA gene encoding IS21 family transposase, which translates to MILVEDWAEIRRLHRAEQMPIRAIARHLGISKNTVKRALATDRPPKYERPSQGSVVDAVEVQIRELLRETPTMPATVIAERIGWERGMTVLKDRVRDLRPAYVPVDPVSRTTYRPGELAQCDLWFPEADIPLGYGQSGRPPVLVMVSGYSRVIAARMLPSRTTGDLIDGHWRLLSAWGAVPKTLVWDNESGVGRGKLTAEFAAFAGLLATKIHLCRPRDPEAKGLVERANGYLETSFLPGRTFSGPGDFNTQLTAWLTIANRRVHRTLQTRPVERWEADRAGMLALPPVDPPAWWRLQTRIGRDHYVRVDTCDYSVHPAAIGRTVTVLCDNDEITVLAPSGEIVAQHPRCWARHQTITDPDHAAAGKVMRGEVHHQQAARAKAARTAQTDPGTLIEVEQRELGTYDRLFTVIEGGKGREAG; encoded by the coding sequence GTGATCCTCGTGGAGGACTGGGCAGAGATCCGTAGGCTGCACCGGGCTGAGCAGATGCCGATCCGGGCAATCGCGCGGCATCTGGGCATCTCGAAGAACACGGTCAAGCGTGCCCTGGCCACGGACCGGCCGCCGAAGTACGAGCGCCCGTCTCAGGGGTCGGTCGTGGACGCGGTCGAGGTCCAGATCCGTGAGCTTTTGCGGGAGACTCCGACGATGCCGGCCACCGTGATTGCCGAGCGGATCGGGTGGGAACGCGGGATGACGGTCCTCAAGGACCGGGTGCGGGACCTGCGGCCTGCCTATGTGCCAGTCGATCCGGTCTCGCGCACGACGTATCGGCCCGGCGAGCTGGCCCAGTGCGACCTGTGGTTTCCCGAGGCGGACATCCCGCTCGGCTACGGCCAGAGCGGACGGCCGCCGGTGCTGGTGATGGTGTCCGGTTACTCCCGGGTGATCGCCGCGCGGATGCTGCCCTCGCGCACGACCGGCGATCTGATCGATGGGCACTGGCGGCTGCTCTCGGCCTGGGGCGCGGTGCCCAAGACGCTCGTCTGGGACAACGAATCCGGGGTCGGTCGCGGGAAGCTCACCGCCGAGTTCGCCGCGTTCGCGGGCCTGCTCGCCACGAAGATCCATCTGTGCCGGCCCCGTGATCCAGAAGCGAAAGGGCTGGTCGAGCGGGCCAACGGCTATCTGGAGACGAGTTTCCTCCCCGGCCGCACCTTCAGTGGCCCCGGCGACTTCAACACCCAGCTGACCGCCTGGCTGACCATCGCCAACCGGCGTGTCCACCGCACTCTGCAGACCCGCCCCGTCGAGCGGTGGGAGGCCGACCGGGCCGGAATGCTCGCCCTGCCGCCCGTCGACCCGCCCGCCTGGTGGCGGCTGCAGACACGGATCGGCCGCGACCACTACGTCCGCGTCGACACGTGCGACTACTCCGTGCACCCCGCCGCGATCGGACGCACCGTCACCGTGCTGTGTGACAACGACGAGATCACCGTCCTCGCCCCCAGCGGCGAGATCGTCGCCCAGCACCCGCGCTGCTGGGCCCGCCACCAGACCATCACCGACCCCGACCACGCTGCCGCGGGCAAGGTGATGCGAGGTGAGGTGCACCACCAGCAGGCCGCCCGCGCCAAAGCCGCCCGAACAGCCCAGACCGACCCAGGCACGCTTATCGAGGTCGAGCAACGCGAACTGGGCACCTATGACCGGCTGTTCACGGTCATCGAAGGCGGCAAGGGCAGGGAGGCCGGCTGA